DNA from Gracilinanus agilis isolate LMUSP501 chromosome 3, AgileGrace, whole genome shotgun sequence:
TACTTGACCTGATTATTGAAAGCATCTAGGAATTCCAGGACATAGAAGTTCAAATGCTTAGCATCCTACAGGTATGGTGTGGGTCTGGGAAGCCTATATAAAGACTTGGAGAtcctattatttatatattcagtATGGCAAGGAGACCAAATGATTAGAGTATATATGAAGGAATTACTCTTAAAAATAGACTAGAGACATATGGTGAAGtgacattttatcctagagacaaaaTGAAGACATTGAAATTTCCTGAGCAGAGAAGTTCTACATTTTATCAATTGTCTAAATGATGGTCTAGAAAAATAAGTAGATTCTGAGAAACCAGGTAGAGATATAAGTCAGAGTCCTGTCAATAGGTAATAGCACCGTTCAAATTCATGTAACCAGAATAATTCATTTTACCTCTTAGGATCATCTCTTTATCTTGTGTGGTGATGAACTCTTCCCTTATACATCTGAGAGGTAAATTTTTCCACCTTTACAGTAATTTTCTTATatcagtttttatttacaaatcaTGCacctattttgattttatctggAGATACTGTATGATTGTTGGTTTAGGCCTAGTTTCTGCTAAAGttttttcccagtagtttttgtcaaacactTATGTTTTGCCCTGAAAGTTTGAATTTCAGGGTTgctcaaacactagattactacaGTCATTACTCTTATGTATCTTGTGCTTCGTCTATTTCATTGGTCATGAGTTGATCTAATTATTATTCAAGTCCATATTGCTATGATTAAAGTATAAAACTGAACAtgagagaaatcatcaatatCAATACATAACATATGAAGATGAATTGATACAGCATATAAATCCATGAATAAATATAATCTATACTGAGAAAAGATATGTTTAATTTGAATAATAATATGAGACTTTAATGTTTCTCTCTCAGAGGAAAACAAACCtaatagaaagataaagaaaaggaagcaatagaatattaaaaatttgaagtatttttatcTGAAAGAATTATGGGTTTTTTTGAGTGTCAATATAATCAAATGATAAGTTTACAATTTAGAATTTATGTCTGGTTAATGAAAgtagaatatatatgtgtaaaaaATCAGATATATTAGACCCATCCTTTAATTTGAGATATTATTATCTTGACAGGGTGACCTGCCATGAACATGGCCATCGCTAACATTACTGTCGTAAGTCACACATATTTCTACCTTCTGGGCATTCCTGGCCTGGAGGACCAGCACATCTGGATCTCAATCCCATTTGTTGCCTTCTATATTATTGCACTCCTTGGTAACATCCTCCTCATCTTCGTTGTTGTCACAGATCACAGCCTTCATGAACCCATGTATATTTTCCTATGCATGTTGGCTGCAATTGACCTTGTGCTTTCCACCACTACAATTCCAAAAGCCATAactattttttggtttaattcagGAGGTATATCCCTGAATGGGTGTACTACTCAGTTATTCTTCATCCATGCCACTTTCGTTGCTGAATCAGGAATTCTTCTGGTAATGGCATTTGACCGCTACATTGCAATTTGTTACCCACTGAGATACACAATGATCCTTAACACTTCAGTGATTATAAAACTTGGTATTGCTGTCTATATGAGAGGTGCTGTTACCATATTTCCATTAATATTCCTTGTGAAGAGGTTAACTTTCTGCAAAAACAACCTTCTCCCACACACATATTGTGAACACATTGGTTTGGCCAAGTATGCTTGTGCCAGTATTCGAGTGAATATCTGGTATGGTATATTTGTCCTTTTGATAACTGTGGTACTAGACATTTTTCTCATTGTAGCATCCTACTCTATGATTCTCCATGCTATTTTTCGCATGCCCTCTCAGGATGCTCGTCACAAAGCACTCCAGACTTGTGGTTCCCACATCTGTGTCATCTTACTCTTTTACATCCCAGGAATCTTCACATTTTTGGTCCAAAGATTTGGCAAACAGATCCCACCTCATATCCATATCATAATTGCTAATATCTGCATGCTGGCTCCTCCCTTAATGAACCCCATCATATATGGGATCAAGACCAAACAGATAAAGAACAgtatatataatttgttgtttcagagacaaaaatgaatttaGTAGTGACAACTAAGTGGATCTTTTCTTGAAGGCATTATCCAGGAATGACAATGGTTTTGGACAAAGGGAGTATATAAAAGACCATatatgaaaatggagaaaatgttgggTCATAATTGTTTGTT
Protein-coding regions in this window:
- the LOC123238665 gene encoding olfactory receptor 52B4-like, translated to MNMAIANITVVSHTYFYLLGIPGLEDQHIWISIPFVAFYIIALLGNILLIFVVVTDHSLHEPMYIFLCMLAAIDLVLSTTTIPKAITIFWFNSGGISLNGCTTQLFFIHATFVAESGILLVMAFDRYIAICYPLRYTMILNTSVIIKLGIAVYMRGAVTIFPLIFLVKRLTFCKNNLLPHTYCEHIGLAKYACASIRVNIWYGIFVLLITVVLDIFLIVASYSMILHAIFRMPSQDARHKALQTCGSHICVILLFYIPGIFTFLVQRFGKQIPPHIHIIIANICMLAPPLMNPIIYGIKTKQIKNSIYNLLFQRQK